From Temnothorax longispinosus isolate EJ_2023e chromosome 3, Tlon_JGU_v1, whole genome shotgun sequence, one genomic window encodes:
- the Ppa gene encoding F-box/LRR-repeat protein 14, which yields MEESQLLMTELPSPLTPSAGRGGTTLLHRPGHYYHLHQPHLAIPTSQNQAILQHNSGGTAPHYGTDGNGACGGGGGTAGGGGNSAAAAAAAAAVAGGLPAYTISGQGGISSRHQLHPHQAHQRGTAATHGQPAASTHVSSLYPEILALIFSYLDVRDKGRAAQVCTAWRDAAYYRSVWRGVEARLHLRKQAPVLFACLVRRGVKRVQVLSLRRGLSDVLKGVPNLEALNLSGCYNITDIGITNAFCQEYPSLTELNLSLCKQVTDASLSRIAQYLKNLEHLELGGCCNITNTGLLLIAWGLKKLKRLDLRSCWHVSDMGIAHLAGLNRETADGNLALEHLSLQDCQRLSDEALRHVSLGLTTLKSINLSFCVCITDSGVKHLARMSSLRELNLRSCDNISDIGMAYLAEGGSRITSLDVSFCDKIGDQALVHISQGLFNLKSLSLSACQISDEGICKIAKTLHDLETLNIGQCSRLTDRGVHTVAESMKNLKYIDLYGCTKITTSGLERIMKLPQLSTVNLGLWHVR from the coding sequence ATGGAGGAGAGCCAGCTGCTGATGACGGAACTTCCGTCGCCGTTGACGCCGAGCGCCGGTCGCGGCGGCACGACGTTGCTCCACCGTCCGGGCCACTACTACCACCTGCACCAGCCGCACCTGGCGATCCCGACGTCGCAGAACCAGGCGATACTCCAGCACAACTCGGGCGGCACGGCGCCGCATTACGGCACCGACGGCAATGGTGCgtgcggcggtggcggtggcacTGCGGGAGGCGGCGGCAActccgccgccgcggccgccgccgccgctgccgtcgCCGGCGGTCTGCCGGCCTACACCATCAGCGGCCAGGGCGGTATTTCCTCGCGGCATCAACTGCACCCGCATCAGGCGCATCAACGAGGCACCGCGGCGACGCACGGCCAGCCCGCCGCGAGCACCCACGTGTCCTCCCTCTACCCGGAGATTCTCGCCCTCATTTTCAGCTACCTGGACGTACGCGACAAGGGACGCGCCGCGCAAGTGTGCACCGCGTGGCGCGACGCCGCCTATTACCGCTCGGTCTGGCGAGGGGTGGAGGCGCGGCTGCACCTCAGGAAACAGGCGCCGGTGCTGTTCGCCTGTCTGGTGCGACGTGGCGTCAAGAGGGTACAGGTGCTGTCCCTGCGGCGCGGCCTCAGCGACGTGCTCAAGGGTGTGCCGAATCTCGAGGCGCTCAACCTGTCCGGCTGCTACAACATCACCGACATCGGTATCACGAACGCCTTCTGCCAGGAATACCCGTCCCTCACCGAGCTCAACCTGTCCCTCTGCAAGCAGGTGACGGACGCCTCGCTCAGCAGGATAGCGCAGTACTTGAAGAATCTCGAGCATCTCGAGCTGGGCGGTTGCTGCAACATCACCAACACCGGCTTGCTGCTGATCGCGTGGGGCCTCAAGAAGCTCAAACGGCTCGATCTGCGAAGCTGCTGGCACGTCTCCGACATGGGTATCGCGCACTTGGCCGGCCTGAATCGCGAGACCGCGGACGGTAATCTCGCCCTGGAACACCTGAGCCTGCAGGACTGCCAGCGACTGAGCGACGAGGCGCTCAGGCACGTGTCCCTCGGTCTCACCACCCTCAAGTCCATCAACCTGTCGTTCTGCGTCTGCATCACCGACTCCGGCGTCAAGCACCTGGCCAGGATGTCGAGTCTGCGCGAGCTCAACCTGCGCTCCTGCGACAACATCTCCGACATCGGCATGGCGTATCTGGCCGAGGGCGGCAGCCGCATCACCTCGCTCGACGTGTCGTTCTGCGATAAGATCGGCGATCAGGCGCTCGTCCACATCTCTCAAGGTTTGTTCAACCTGAAATCCCTGTCGCTGTCCGCCTGTCAGATCAGCGACGAGGGCATCTGCAAGATCGCCAAGACCCTGCACGACCTCGAGACTCTCAACATCGGCCAGTGCAGCCGGCTGACCGACCGTGGCGTGCACACCGTCGCCGAGAGCATGAAGAACCTCAAGTACATCGACCTGTACGGCTGCACGAAGATCACCACCAGCGGCCTCGAGCGGATCATGAAGCTGCCGCAGCTCAGTACGGTGAATCTTGGTCTGTGGCACGTGCGGTGA